GCAACCTTGAGCGCGATGCGATTTCTGGTGGCCTGTCCCATCGGGGGCGGGGGCGGGAGGAAGGAGGCGGGAATCCGAGGCCGTTAGGCGCTCAGATCGAGTTCGTGGTGTGCGTGCGCCAGCTCACGGTGCAGGGCGCCATGAGCCAGCCGGCAGCATCGGGGATGGCGCCGCCGCGGCTCGCGCCGGTGAGGCGGAGCACGCCGTCGGCGGCCTGCGCGTTCGGCAACGCGAGGTCGAGCCCGGGCGGGAAGGCGAGCACCACCGCGTCAGCGAGGGTGTCGCTGTCCGCGGTGCCGGTGTTCGCCGGCGTGAAGACGTCGACGAGCCAGAGCCCGACGGTCGTGAGCCGTGCGTGAGGGCCGATCGTGTCGGGGACGGTGCCGCCGACCCGCAGCGTGCCGCGGATCCACGGCCGACCGGTCGGGCGGGTGAAGCGAAGGCCCTCGGACTGCACGGCGCAGCCAGCGAGCGCGCCGAGCGTTGACGCCTGGAGCGCGGCGTCGAGGCGCGCGCCGAGCGCCGCGCGCAGTGCGGTGGTGAGCGGCGGCAGCGTCGCGCTCATGCGCGGGCTCCTCCGCGAGCGTTAGGCGTTCCGCCCTCGAGGACGCGCGCCGTCGCGCGCACCGCGTCGTCGAAGATGCGGTCGGCCTGGAGCAGCGTGAGGCGCACGAATCCTTCCGGCGCCTGGTCGCTGTGGCCGTTCTCGAGCGCCGCGATGTAGACCGCGCGGTTCCCACACCAGATGATGTCCCCGACGTGCGTCCCGGCGATCGCCGACGCGATCTCGTCGAGCGCTGCCGGGCCGATCGGCTCGGGCGTGCCGTCCTTCGGCCGCTCCGCCGTGCCGAGACCGGCTGGCGGGGCACCGAGGGAAACGACCCACATGTTGCGCGCGAAGCCGGTATCGACGGGCGTGCCCGGGAGCCCGAACTTGCCGCCGACGATCACGAGCTCCACGCACTCGCTCGCGAACTGCTGCAGCAGCGCATCGGACCAGTCGACGGTACGCCGCTTCAGATCCTCCACGGCGAGCACGAACTCGGCGGCCGGCAGGGCGGCCGTGTGACGGGGCGCGATCATCGCGCGACCTCCACGGCGTAGCAGCCCGGCTGGTCCTTCACCGCCGTGATCGTCCAGCGCACGGGATCGCCCGTGACCGGATGCGTGGTGACGAGCGTGTGTGTCGGCTCGGGGATCACTGGCAGATCCACCGTGCTGATCACCGCGCGGCCCACGACCGCGAAGCCGCCCGACGTGTCGCGCGCGCGACGCTGCCGCACGATGGCGGCCGTGCACGCGTACGCCGGCGGCCCGCTCGCGGTGACGCCGTCGGGGTTCGGCACCTCGAGCAGCGCGGCGCCGCGCGCGGGCGCGACAGCCCGCATCGCGGTGAGGAACGCGCCGGCGATGGCGGTGGTGGGGAGCGGCACGGTGCGCCTCCGCCTACGCGCGAATCACGCGCTGGCAGGCCGCGGCCGGCCGGCGGAGGCCGCGCAGCTGGCGCACCACGGTGGGCGGCAGGGCGTGCGGATTGTTCACGAGCGCCACGCGCAACCCGTCCATGTCGACGGTCGCGTTAGGCACCAGCGCCGCGTCGGCGGCCGGCGCCCAGCTCCCCTCGAGCAGGCAGCAGGCGAGCTCGCACGTCGCCTCCTGCACGCCGCGCGGCACGCTGAACGTCTGCTGCGCGTCCGCCGGGTAGAGCGGCGCGACGAGCAGCTCGCCGAGGCGGTAGACCCGCGGCCACGGGAGCGCCTGGGTGAGCGTGGCAGGCACGCCGATCCAGGACTCCTGCGTCAACCGGTCGGTCGCCGCGACGAGCGCGCGCGTGATCGCCACATCGTCGTCGGTGGGCACGCTCCCGCCCACGCCCGTCGATCCCACGCGGCGCTCGACATAGCTGTCGAACGTCGCGCGGGCGACGAACGTGTTGGCGGCAGCGCCACCCACCGTCGGATCGAGGGCGAGCGTCACGCGTTAGGCCTCGTCGGACGCCGGGGCGCTCTCGAGCGCCGCCAGCGCGGCCTGATGCTCCGGCGAGCCGGGCACCACGCGCACGAAGCCGTGCAGCGTGTCGGCCGCGGGCAGCTCGACGAGGTGCGCCGGGCAGGGGTCGAAGCCCTCCGGCACCGTGTACGTCGGCGCCTGCGCCTCGGCGGTCGCCGAGGCGCTGGTCTCGGCGCTGGCGTCGGAGCTCGTCTCGGTGCTCGTCGCCTCGGGCGCGGTGGACGCCGCACTCTCGGGCGGCGTCGCAGTCGACGCGCCTGGGGCCTGCGCCTCGGCGGTCGCCGAGGCGCTCTTCGTGGTCGGCTTGGCCATGGCTTACGCCCCGGCCAGGCGCGCGACCAGCGCCGAGCGGAAGACGCCGACGCCGTAGAGCGTCGCGATCTTCAGCTTGCTCTGGTAGTTCTGGCGCTCGATCTCGGCGCGGAACACGAGACCCGTCTGCGGATCCGTGTACGTGAAGACGTTCGCCGGGTTGAAGCCGGCGATCGTGAGCTCCTTCAGCGGCCGCGACGCGAACACCACACCGCTCTGGTGGATCACCAGGCTGTTGCTGTACGTCGTGCCCGCGCCCAGCACCGTGATCGCCTCGCCGCCGGCGAGCGCCTTCTCGAGCCCGAGGCCGACCCCGGTCGCGGTGCGCGTCAGCGCCGCGTTGATCGTGACCGTGGTGTTGCCCGCCTGCGCGACCACGACGTCCGCCGCGAGCACGTAGTTGCGCGAGTGGCCCGCGATCGAGATGACGTCGCCCGCCTTCGCGTTCCAGTTCGCGCCGGCGCCCTTCGCGATGCTGAAGGACAGCGCGCCCGCGGCGGCCGCGCCGTTCACGGTGAGCGCGCCGGCGCCGATCGCGTTCGTCACCGTGTTCGGGATGAGCTGGTCGGTGCCCAGCGCCGTGCCGTACGCGCCGTTGAGATCCCCCGTCACGAGCGGGTTGGCCGCGTCGCCGCGGCGGTCCGCCTGCGCGAAGTTCGGGACCTTGAACGCGCGCCAGTACGCGGCCGGCGTCAGGACGCCGACACGGCCGGCGACCGCGGCGCGCTGCTCGTCGAGGTGCTGGAGCGCGTCGAGGAACGGCTGCTCGTCGGTCGCGAACGGGTTCGTGCCGGGCGTGCCGATCAGGCGACCCGCGCCCACGACGGCGGCCGCGTACACGTCGCCGTTCACCTGCTCGGCGAGGTCGATGCCCATCTGCGTGACCTGCGCCGGCGTGTTGCCGGACTCGATCTCGCCGACCTCCTTGTCCGTGAGCGCCATCGAGCGCTCGTAGAACTTGTCGACCTTGAGGCCGAAGCTGTCGGTGTCGGCGGCCTGCGGCGCGGTGGGCTGGTAGCCCGGCACGACGGCCTGGGGCGCCTGGGGCTTGGCGACGCGCACGCTGATCGTGTCGCCGAGGTTCGCCGGCGCGGGGTCGAGGTCGCGCGAGACGACGCGCGTGGCGATGGCGCGCGCGCGCGCAGCTGCGTGAGGAACTGCGCCGTGACCTGCGGGAGCAGGGTGGTGATCGGCATGGGGGTCTCGGAGGGGTGGAACGGAGGGAGGGAGGGCCGAGACGCACACGCGCCCGGCACGCTGGGGAAGCGTCCGGGCGCGGAGGGAGAACACCGTTAGGCGGCTATGAGGCCGTCGCACGCGGACGCGGGTGGGAGCGCGGAGCGCGGGCACGGCCCGTCGTCGCGCATCTCACCGGAGCTGGGGTCGGGCACCGCCCGACCATGTGCGAGGCACCGCCTCATGGGGTGGGGGCACGGCCCCCGTGCTGCCTTGCGGGCACCGCCCGCGTCATGCCGTCTGCTGTCGCGCTGTCGTACGACCGCGTGCTACTCGACGAGCTTCACCTGACCCCTCGCGATCGCGTCGAGATTCGCGCCGAACGCCGCGTTGTCGCCCACCTTGACCGTCTTGGCGTTCGCGTCGACGGTGCCGCGCGCCGCGTCGGCGGTCGCGCCGGTGCCGCTGGCTGCGCTGCCGGCGAAGAGCCCCGGGTACTGCGCGCGCAGGTCCTGCGCGACCCACTGCTCGACGGAGTAGACCGACTCGGTCCCGTCGGGCTGCAGAACGACCGGCTTCGTGCCGTCCTTGAGCTTCACCTGCTGCTTCGCGGCGAGCCGTGCGAGCTGCTTCGAGGCGGCGTCCTTCGGCTGCGCCTTGTCGATGGCCTCGTCGATGACGCGATCGAGCCGCTCGACCTCGAGCTCGGAGCGAAAGCGCGAGAGCTGCTCGGTGGCGGGCTTGAGCTCCTTCTCGCGCACCTCGGCGATGGCCGCGGCGATCGCCTTGTCGCGATCGGCGCCGCTCTCGAGGAGCGCGCGTACCTGCTCGACGGGCCGGTCGCCGATCACGTCGCGCAGCGGGCGGATCGAGTCCTCGAGCTGCTTCTTCTCGCGCAGCACGTCCGCCTTCGACCGCGAGACCGCGGAGAAGGTGGTGGACTTGTCGCCGTCGAGGATCGTGAGGTGAAGCTTCCCATCGGCACCGGAGACGTATTCCCCGCGGAGCGATTCGCGGAGGGCCTCGGGCAGGGAGTCGAGCGAGTCGATGACTGCGGGCAGCGGCATGAGATCACGATGGCGCGGTACGGCTGTGTGCGGCACTAGCCCAACGGGCTAGGTCTGGCGTTGCGGTCCTCGATGGCGCGCGCCGCGAGCTCCCCGCTCGGCCAGATGCGCGTCACGGCAGCGCAGCGGCAGTTGTAGTCGCCTTCGCCAACACGACGCCACACGCGGCCCGTGGCGGGGTCGCGGAACGGCTCGCCCTTCCGCACGGTGCGCCGGTGCATGCGGTGGTGCTGCGGGCGCTCGCGGCCGTCGAGCCGGGTCACCCACGTCGTGGTGATTCGATCGGCGGTCACGCGCCCGTCCGCGATCGCCTGGTCCCACACGCTGTCCTGCGCGAGACGCAGCGCATCGAGCGTCGCGGTGCGAGTCGCGGTCTCCGCGCGCCACGCGAGGAGGCGCCGCTGGTATGCGGCGACGCTCGTCTCGATCTGCTCGCGCGTGAGCGCCTTGCCGCCCTCCGCCGCACGCCGCAGCGGACCGTCGTAGCGCCGATCGCGCAGCGTGCGCGTGAGCGCCGTGCGGTCGGCGGTCTCCAGCTGGCGGCGGAAGCTCGCGACGAGCTGCACGTCATGCTCGCCGAGGCCGATGAGACTGCGCACCTGGCGAGCGGTCTCGCGCGGGTTCACGCCCGCCTCGATGCCGGCCGCGATCGCCGCGCGGAACCCCTCGCGCAGACTCTCGGTCATCGTGCGCAGCACCTCGGCGCGGTACGAGGCGAGCGTCGCCGACACTGCGGGGTGCAGCACGTCGAACGTGAAGCGGATCGCCGCACCGCCCGGGCGCGGCGACGGCACGGGTGGGAGGTCGCGTGCCCAGGCAGCACCGCCGGTCGAGA
The window above is part of the Gemmatirosa kalamazoonensis genome. Proteins encoded here:
- a CDS encoding DUF4128 domain-containing protein, whose protein sequence is MSATLPPLTTALRAALGARLDAALQASTLGALAGCAVQSEGLRFTRPTGRPWIRGTLRVGGTVPDTIGPHARLTTVGLWLVDVFTPANTGTADSDTLADAVVLAFPPGLDLALPNAQAADGVLRLTGASRGGAIPDAAGWLMAPCTVSWRTHTTNSI
- a CDS encoding DnaT-like ssDNA-binding protein, translating into MTLALDPTVGGAAANTFVARATFDSYVERRVGSTGVGGSVPTDDDVAITRALVAATDRLTQESWIGVPATLTQALPWPRVYRLGELLVAPLYPADAQQTFSVPRGVQEATCELACCLLEGSWAPAADAALVPNATVDMDGLRVALVNNPHALPPTVVRQLRGLRRPAAACQRVIRA